The following proteins are encoded in a genomic region of Parabacteroides pacaensis:
- a CDS encoding RpiB/LacA/LacB family sugar-phosphate isomerase: protein MEKIIIGCTRAGLTLKKDLISYLEEKGYQMVDVGMKAGGEFVPYHKAAAAVAKEVSNGTYHKGIIICGTGAGSVITAAKFKGVYPVHVTNTFMAAQAKAVNNCNVLVFGEWLTPAKHACQMIDAWLATSFTDGVDEDWKIFLANCVQEIGELENENLK, encoded by the coding sequence ATGGAAAAAATAATTATCGGATGCACACGTGCCGGATTAACCTTGAAAAAAGATTTAATTTCTTATCTGGAAGAGAAAGGCTATCAAATGGTAGATGTAGGGATGAAAGCCGGCGGAGAATTTGTTCCTTACCACAAAGCTGCGGCAGCCGTAGCAAAAGAAGTATCCAACGGAACCTATCATAAAGGAATCATTATTTGCGGAACAGGAGCCGGAAGCGTAATTACCGCCGCAAAATTTAAAGGCGTTTATCCCGTCCATGTTACCAACACCTTTATGGCAGCCCAGGCAAAAGCGGTAAACAATTGCAACGTACTGGTTTTCGGAGAATGGTTAACTCCCGCCAAACATGCCTGCCAGATGATAGATGCATGGCTGGCTACTTCTTTCACCGACGGGGTGGACGAAGATTGGAAGATCTTCTTAGCCAACTGTGTACAAGAAATCGGTGAATTGGAAAACGAAAACTTAAAATAA
- a CDS encoding transketolase: MSMEIQEYKELERKSVEIKKMTLDTIGYLGVGHIGGALSVVDILTLLYYKYMDISCNEPRKKNRDKLVLSKGHAGPALYSVLADKGFFPKEWLHTLNAGGTQLPSHCDMNRTPGIDMTTGSLGQGISAAIGIALANRLDKIDKKIYLIIGDGESNEGQIWEGAMAAAHYKLNHLIAFTDNNKMQIDGYVRDVMNIEDIDAKWSAFGWYVQRVNGHDFREMAFAIERAHKETSRPSMIILDTVKGKGAFFAEGKLENHNMKVDYETARKACEILDQIK, translated from the coding sequence ATGAGTATGGAAATACAGGAGTATAAAGAATTAGAAAGAAAATCCGTGGAAATAAAGAAAATGACCCTGGATACAATCGGATATTTAGGCGTAGGACATATCGGAGGAGCCTTATCTGTGGTAGATATATTAACCCTGCTTTACTATAAGTATATGGATATTTCTTGCAACGAACCCCGGAAGAAAAACCGGGATAAACTGGTTTTATCCAAAGGACATGCCGGGCCTGCTTTATACAGTGTGCTGGCAGACAAAGGCTTTTTCCCGAAAGAATGGCTTCACACGCTGAATGCAGGTGGTACTCAATTACCCAGTCATTGCGATATGAACAGAACACCCGGCATAGATATGACAACCGGATCGCTCGGACAAGGGATCTCGGCTGCCATAGGGATTGCCCTTGCCAACCGCCTGGATAAAATAGACAAGAAGATCTACCTTATTATCGGTGACGGAGAATCTAACGAAGGACAAATATGGGAAGGAGCTATGGCAGCAGCGCATTATAAATTAAATCACCTGATTGCTTTTACCGACAACAACAAAATGCAAATAGACGGATATGTCCGCGATGTAATGAATATAGAAGATATCGATGCAAAATGGAGTGCATTCGGATGGTACGTACAACGCGTGAACGGACATGATTTTAGAGAGATGGCATTTGCGATAGAACGAGCACACAAAGAAACTTCCCGTCCTTCTATGATCATTCTGGATACCGTCAAAGGAAAAGGAGCTTTCTTCGCAGAAGGGAAACTGGAGAATCACAATATGAAGGTGGACTACGAAACCGCCCGCAAAGCCTGTGAAATTTTAGATCAAATCAAATAA
- a CDS encoding sugar isomerase, with product MDRKLNVAFFANGRLTFSVPDAEANRKASVGMLENVFGRILTSEELLTAPEMVGKFADTLTPPDLIIYQCTTFIGADFMTEITRRFKSPIVIWSVREPSIDGGRLKLNSLTGAFSAGNCLFAQGIQFRFVFGNPEDTTVVEQFKKIEASLMLIKRLKSLVIGVVGTQPPGFSFGTIDPSLLSDVFGIRLVQTEAAEIMKEAAALSSEEYLPVLSELKNRSNGLDTIPSKNQEKYARLRKAYQNFIDRNGVQAIASRCWPDFFTGFGAPVCTVLSMLNDNGIPASCETDLGGVITMLIASAFSKRAVYFGDPVAIDESCDGIVFWHCGAGATCLARKKEGAGIGVHPNRKIGPTMEFGLQAGEVTVVRLGKGKNGFRFFAMHGKALDEPQKFFGTSVVVRPAKGNASGKIREITEDGWEPHFVVAYGDIMEELKIFCQYLSIELIEY from the coding sequence ATGGATAGGAAACTAAATGTTGCATTTTTCGCTAATGGACGATTAACATTTTCTGTTCCGGATGCAGAGGCAAACAGAAAGGCTTCTGTTGGGATGTTGGAGAACGTTTTTGGTCGGATTTTGACTTCGGAGGAGTTGTTAACTGCACCGGAAATGGTGGGGAAGTTTGCCGATACACTCACTCCGCCTGATTTGATTATATATCAGTGTACCACATTTATAGGTGCAGATTTTATGACCGAGATAACTCGCCGGTTTAAATCTCCGATTGTGATATGGTCTGTAAGAGAACCATCAATTGACGGAGGGCGTTTGAAGCTAAACTCATTAACCGGAGCTTTTTCTGCAGGAAATTGTTTGTTTGCCCAAGGTATACAATTCCGGTTCGTGTTTGGTAATCCCGAAGATACTACGGTTGTAGAGCAATTTAAGAAAATCGAGGCATCATTGATGCTTATAAAAAGACTGAAATCCTTGGTGATAGGTGTTGTAGGTACCCAGCCTCCCGGTTTTTCGTTCGGAACTATCGACCCATCTTTATTGTCGGATGTTTTTGGTATCCGGTTGGTACAGACTGAAGCCGCAGAAATAATGAAAGAAGCGGCTGCATTGTCTTCTGAAGAATATCTTCCGGTATTATCGGAATTAAAGAACCGTTCGAATGGTTTGGATACAATTCCAAGTAAAAATCAGGAAAAGTATGCCCGGTTACGTAAGGCCTATCAAAACTTCATTGACCGGAATGGAGTACAAGCTATTGCATCCCGTTGCTGGCCTGATTTCTTCACAGGTTTCGGAGCTCCTGTTTGTACAGTTCTGTCTATGTTGAATGATAATGGTATTCCGGCATCTTGCGAAACTGATTTAGGTGGGGTGATAACCATGCTTATCGCTTCCGCATTTTCTAAAAGAGCTGTTTATTTCGGGGATCCGGTAGCTATAGATGAAAGCTGCGACGGTATTGTGTTCTGGCATTGCGGAGCTGGTGCAACTTGTCTGGCACGTAAAAAAGAAGGAGCCGGTATTGGGGTACATCCGAATCGAAAAATAGGACCGACTATGGAGTTTGGTTTACAAGCCGGAGAAGTAACAGTTGTCCGTTTGGGTAAGGGAAAAAACGGTTTTCGTTTCTTTGCTATGCATGGAAAGGCCTTGGATGAGCCGCAAAAATTTTTCGGAACATCTGTTGTTGTCCGTCCTGCGAAAGGAAATGCTTCAGGGAAGATTCGTGAAATTACGGAAGATGGATGGGAACCTCATTTTGTTGTGGCTTATGGCGATATAATGGAAGAGTTGAAAATATTCTGTCAGTATCTGTCTATTGAATTAATTGAGTATTAA
- a CDS encoding sugar phosphate isomerase/epimerase family protein, translated as MNRRNFIKSAAVTSALIAGSGFISSSCLRKSKQIRWSMGWILWRDYSENKIPLSQAIQDIAGLGLDGIEFTPRKDELSKHGFTRESFRDLLKEKKLAVAGNYFGRKFYDPGQKTNIFSDFKATLENLKFYDSKIVVIGPPGRGKGDINRMIRDTAPVLNELGKIAQDSGLQICLHPHVNTIIEKPDEIDLIMELTDPKYVRLAPDTGHIQLGGGNVVEIIRKYKDRLGYFHLKDTTGDFKRPSFGPNLRELGKGEVDFPGVMKILKETGYKGWLNVEQDHTFLTPAQSAQESMQYINTRLKPIYT; from the coding sequence ATGAATAGAAGAAATTTTATCAAAAGTGCAGCCGTTACTTCCGCCCTGATTGCGGGAAGCGGTTTTATATCTTCCTCTTGTTTAAGAAAAAGTAAACAAATTCGGTGGTCGATGGGCTGGATATTGTGGCGCGATTATTCCGAAAATAAAATCCCTTTGTCACAAGCAATTCAAGATATTGCGGGGTTGGGTTTGGACGGCATAGAGTTCACTCCCCGTAAAGATGAACTAAGCAAACACGGTTTTACACGGGAGAGTTTCCGTGACTTGCTGAAAGAGAAGAAGCTTGCTGTGGCAGGGAATTATTTCGGACGCAAATTTTATGACCCGGGTCAAAAAACGAATATTTTTTCCGATTTCAAAGCAACCTTGGAAAACTTGAAATTCTACGATTCCAAAATCGTGGTAATAGGTCCTCCGGGACGCGGAAAGGGTGATATAAACCGGATGATTCGAGATACTGCCCCCGTCTTAAACGAACTAGGGAAAATAGCTCAAGATTCGGGATTGCAAATCTGCCTGCACCCGCATGTGAATACAATCATAGAAAAGCCGGACGAAATAGATTTGATTATGGAGCTTACAGATCCCAAGTATGTCCGGTTAGCTCCCGATACCGGCCACATCCAATTAGGCGGAGGCAATGTGGTGGAAATTATCCGGAAATACAAGGACCGGTTAGGATATTTCCATTTGAAAGATACCACGGGAGATTTTAAACGTCCTTCGTTCGGCCCTAATCTCCGGGAATTGGGAAAAGGAGAGGTGGATTTCCCGGGCGTAATGAAGATTCTGAAAGAAACCGGATACAAAGGCTGGTTGAATGTGGAGCAAGACCATACGTTTCTCACTCCCGCCCAGTCTGCGCAAGAAAGTATGCAATACATCAACACCCGGCTTAAACCTATTTATACTTGA
- a CDS encoding iron-containing alcohol dehydrogenase, with product MLEQVITSTKIIVTPHLSAEEMERLIFYCKGEEANPCVIMDNHPLDARDAMLNEWQKIRPVEILNNVFPNPKVEDIMDMANTLQDKKINVVIGIGGGSSLDSAKGVAVILSNGGDLEEYLGATPSKKIEQHNVQLILIPTTAGTGSEVTKVGVYTSRSGRKYTLGHPCMQADIAVLVTEYVKNLPPALTASTAFDALSHALETLWNRNATPLTDKIATESAVYLLKNMEAAYESSLSGKETGRTEMLQGACMAGIGFNITGTAAVHALSFIFSEEWDIPHGIACAFTLEDVFRLNLRDEKTRVRLVEVAKRLFDKENEDDLLSSLLNRIISLKKKFGLPFSFRDLNIELPETKIGELFNKSLEDPKMKNNSTEITSRIIFDLIKSKINKNIESCR from the coding sequence ATGCTGGAACAAGTAATTACAAGTACGAAAATAATCGTTACTCCCCATTTATCTGCAGAGGAGATGGAGCGACTTATCTTTTACTGCAAAGGAGAAGAAGCGAATCCATGCGTTATTATGGATAATCACCCTTTAGATGCACGAGACGCAATGTTGAACGAATGGCAGAAGATCCGCCCCGTAGAAATCCTGAATAACGTCTTTCCAAACCCGAAAGTAGAAGACATTATGGACATGGCAAACACACTGCAAGATAAAAAAATCAACGTCGTTATCGGAATCGGAGGAGGCAGTTCATTGGATTCGGCCAAGGGAGTAGCGGTTATCTTAAGTAACGGAGGAGACTTGGAAGAGTATTTGGGAGCAACTCCTTCCAAGAAAATCGAACAACACAACGTTCAACTTATATTGATTCCCACCACAGCCGGCACAGGTTCCGAAGTAACCAAAGTAGGAGTTTATACCTCCCGTTCCGGTAGGAAATATACGTTAGGACACCCTTGCATGCAAGCGGATATTGCCGTATTAGTAACGGAATATGTAAAGAATCTACCTCCCGCTCTTACGGCTTCAACAGCTTTCGATGCTTTATCCCATGCCCTGGAAACTCTCTGGAACCGGAACGCAACTCCTTTAACCGATAAAATAGCGACAGAAAGTGCCGTCTATCTTTTGAAAAATATGGAAGCCGCGTATGAAAGCTCTCTTTCCGGAAAAGAAACCGGACGCACAGAAATGCTACAAGGAGCTTGCATGGCGGGGATCGGTTTCAATATTACAGGAACGGCTGCAGTTCATGCCCTTTCTTTTATTTTTTCCGAAGAATGGGACATCCCGCATGGGATCGCCTGCGCCTTTACGCTGGAAGATGTGTTCCGGTTGAATCTCCGGGATGAAAAAACAAGAGTACGCTTGGTTGAAGTAGCCAAAAGGCTTTTTGATAAAGAGAATGAAGATGATTTACTCTCTTCCTTGTTAAACCGGATCATCTCCCTGAAGAAAAAATTCGGGTTGCCTTTTTCTTTCCGGGATTTAAATATCGAACTTCCGGAAACTAAAATAGGCGAACTCTTTAATAAATCACTAGAAGATCCGAAAATGAAAAACAATAGTACGGAGATAACCTCCCGGATCATCTTCGATTTGATAAAAAGCAAAATAAACAAAAACATTGAATCGTGTCGATAA
- a CDS encoding transketolase family protein, whose protein sequence is MSPKEMRAVYAQTLIELAEKDERIVILEADLMKATGTTCFKEKYPERAFNLGVAETNMIGTAAGLSAGGKIPFAATFGCFASRRTYDQFFISANYARLNVKLVGTDPGISAAYNGGTHMPFEDMGIMRNIPGLIVFEPSDPVSLKKLLEQSAYHQGSTYMRLHRKPVPAIYNEQESFTLGKGKVLKDGTDITLIACGAIMVNEALKARQQLKEEKIQAAVIDMHTIKPIDVPLILEYAQKTRAVITCENHQIINGLGSAVAEVLSEYCPTLLKRIGVEDEFGEVGTQEYLQQRFKLTAEHIVTETKKLLKQ, encoded by the coding sequence ATGAGCCCAAAAGAAATGAGAGCCGTATATGCTCAAACATTAATAGAACTCGCAGAAAAAGATGAACGGATTGTTATTCTGGAAGCTGATTTGATGAAAGCTACCGGCACTACCTGTTTTAAAGAAAAATATCCCGAAAGAGCTTTCAACCTAGGAGTTGCCGAAACTAATATGATAGGAACAGCCGCAGGCTTATCGGCAGGAGGGAAAATTCCCTTTGCCGCTACTTTCGGTTGTTTTGCCTCCAGAAGAACCTACGATCAATTCTTTATTTCCGCCAATTACGCACGGTTAAACGTAAAATTGGTGGGAACCGACCCTGGCATCTCTGCTGCCTATAACGGAGGAACGCACATGCCTTTCGAAGATATGGGAATTATGAGGAACATACCGGGATTAATTGTTTTCGAACCCAGCGATCCCGTCTCCCTCAAAAAACTACTGGAACAAAGTGCTTATCATCAAGGCTCCACTTATATGCGTTTACATAGGAAACCGGTTCCCGCCATTTACAACGAACAGGAATCTTTTACGCTAGGAAAAGGAAAAGTCTTAAAAGACGGAACAGATATTACTCTGATTGCTTGCGGAGCTATCATGGTGAACGAAGCTCTAAAAGCCCGGCAACAGTTGAAAGAAGAAAAAATACAAGCTGCCGTGATTGATATGCATACGATTAAACCTATCGATGTCCCCCTTATCCTGGAATATGCACAGAAAACACGCGCCGTGATTACTTGCGAAAACCACCAGATAATAAACGGCCTGGGATCGGCGGTAGCGGAAGTATTATCGGAATATTGCCCTACCCTGTTGAAAAGAATAGGCGTAGAAGACGAATTCGGAGAAGTGGGAACACAAGAATACTTACAACAAAGATTCAAATTAACAGCAGAACATATCGTAACGGAAACTAAAAAATTATTGAAGCAATAA
- a CDS encoding MFS transporter, translated as MKEGQKIASRLSFREKFSYGLGDVGNNFLFDMGQIYLLKFYTDSLGLPPSVAGMLFLITKLLDGFTDIGVGTWIDSRKKYGKLGKFRPFMLYATIPLALCTAISFYVPNFQLNGRIVWAYLSYALFGLAYTIFNIPYGSMIPAMTKDPVERSSMASFRWAGATMGLLITSVAFIPLVTIASDLFGPRYSYFAAASVFAVAGCTLQLICTWNVKERYVEQKPKEVKGSLIKSYLGVAKNAPLWILCLVNLLTFSAFNVKLAVQVYFCEYVLHDISVVPYLGFFSIGCVFIGIACVQPLVRRIGKKATYILGAMIWGSADITALFLANNTISFIIFACIAFYGTAFINTLNWALISDAVEYGEWKTGLRSEGVIYSFFTFFRKLSQALAGFIPGVILAAVGYVANQQQTSQAIEGIRGLMFLYPGVLAMATFLIMYYGYKLTDKRYEEIVRKMDEQKNKVQQI; from the coding sequence ATGAAAGAAGGACAAAAAATAGCTTCCCGTTTGTCATTTAGAGAAAAATTCTCCTATGGCCTTGGAGATGTGGGTAATAATTTTCTGTTTGACATGGGGCAGATTTACCTACTTAAATTTTACACCGATTCTTTAGGACTTCCCCCTTCTGTAGCAGGAATGCTCTTCCTGATAACTAAACTACTGGATGGTTTTACTGATATTGGGGTCGGAACATGGATTGACAGTAGAAAAAAATATGGAAAACTCGGGAAATTTCGTCCTTTTATGCTTTATGCCACAATTCCTTTGGCATTGTGTACGGCCATAAGTTTTTATGTTCCGAATTTCCAACTTAACGGTCGGATCGTTTGGGCATATTTATCTTATGCATTATTCGGACTGGCATATACTATATTTAATATTCCTTATGGTTCCATGATACCGGCAATGACAAAGGATCCGGTAGAAAGATCCAGTATGGCATCTTTTCGTTGGGCCGGCGCCACTATGGGCTTATTAATTACTTCTGTTGCATTTATTCCGTTAGTTACAATTGCATCAGACTTGTTTGGTCCGAGGTATAGCTATTTTGCTGCAGCTAGTGTATTTGCTGTGGCAGGTTGTACTCTTCAATTAATATGTACCTGGAATGTAAAAGAACGATACGTTGAACAAAAGCCTAAAGAAGTAAAAGGAAGTCTTATAAAGAGTTATCTCGGTGTAGCAAAAAATGCCCCGTTATGGATACTTTGTCTTGTTAATTTGTTGACATTTTCAGCTTTTAATGTAAAACTTGCTGTTCAGGTTTATTTTTGTGAATATGTTTTACATGATATTTCAGTTGTTCCTTATTTAGGTTTCTTTTCAATTGGTTGCGTTTTCATAGGCATAGCGTGCGTACAGCCTCTAGTACGTCGGATAGGGAAAAAAGCTACCTATATATTAGGAGCAATGATCTGGGGAAGTGCAGATATTACAGCCTTGTTTTTAGCAAACAATACAATCTCATTTATAATTTTTGCGTGTATCGCTTTTTACGGAACAGCATTTATCAATACGTTAAATTGGGCATTAATTTCAGATGCTGTTGAGTATGGAGAGTGGAAAACCGGTTTACGTTCGGAAGGCGTGATTTATTCATTTTTCACGTTTTTCCGTAAGCTATCCCAGGCTTTGGCAGGGTTCATCCCTGGAGTTATTTTGGCAGCAGTAGGTTATGTGGCCAATCAGCAACAGACATCCCAGGCGATCGAAGGGATTCGTGGATTAATGTTCCTTTATCCGGGAGTATTAGCAATGGCAACTTTTCTGATTATGTATTACGGGTATAAACTTACTGATAAACGGTACGAAGAGATCGTACGGAAGATGGATGAACAGAAAAACAAGGTTCAACAAATATAA
- a CDS encoding hydroxypyruvate isomerase family protein yields MERRDFIKKATCGLMVAGIGKGSSEASPSPVSSNKAKFTLKYAPTLSMFKVHAGKDPIDNLKFIADQGFRAAYDLGLINRSPAEQERIANEASRLDLELGQFSLKTAGAVHFVLDNPSCREILKKKMEAGLEVQKRTGIRKGLVVLGNLDPKLSREYQTANVIENLRRCCEIVEKAGLELVLEPLNTLINHPGVFLTRTSQAKMICVAVNHPCCKMVDDFYHQQVTEGNLISHLEMCRDYIGSIHIGDNPGRNEPTTGEINYKYIFQYLYNKGYTDILSCEHGQSKPGKEGELAVIRAYREVDPIV; encoded by the coding sequence ATGGAACGTAGAGATTTCATTAAAAAAGCGACTTGCGGCTTAATGGTTGCCGGGATAGGAAAAGGCTCATCAGAAGCTTCTCCCTCACCCGTTTCTTCCAATAAAGCCAAATTCACGCTCAAATATGCCCCCACGTTAAGTATGTTTAAAGTCCATGCGGGAAAAGATCCGATAGACAATCTTAAGTTTATAGCGGATCAGGGGTTCAGAGCTGCTTACGATTTAGGATTGATTAACCGGTCTCCCGCCGAACAAGAGAGAATTGCAAACGAAGCAAGCAGGTTGGACCTGGAATTAGGACAATTCTCTTTAAAAACAGCCGGAGCAGTACATTTTGTACTCGATAACCCTTCGTGCCGGGAGATACTAAAGAAAAAAATGGAGGCCGGCCTGGAAGTACAAAAACGCACAGGTATCCGCAAAGGCTTGGTTGTTTTGGGAAACCTGGACCCCAAGCTCAGCAGGGAATATCAAACCGCCAACGTAATTGAGAATTTAAGAAGATGTTGCGAGATAGTAGAAAAAGCCGGGCTTGAATTGGTACTGGAGCCGCTCAACACGCTTATTAATCATCCGGGAGTATTCCTTACCCGCACGTCGCAAGCAAAAATGATTTGCGTAGCGGTGAACCATCCTTGTTGCAAAATGGTAGACGACTTTTACCACCAGCAGGTAACCGAAGGAAATTTAATTTCCCATCTGGAAATGTGCCGGGATTACATCGGTTCCATCCACATCGGCGACAATCCGGGGCGAAACGAACCTACTACCGGCGAAATAAACTATAAATATATTTTCCAATACCTTTATAACAAAGGCTATACTGACATCTTGTCCTGCGAACACGGACAGAGCAAGCCGGGAAAAGAAGGAGAATTAGCGGTTATCCGGGCGTATCGGGAAGTAGATCCGATTGTATAA
- a CDS encoding sulfite exporter TauE/SafE family protein, which translates to MSIIEVLLGVGLIIFITHTLEAITGFGCTVLAFPFVVFLLDDLEQAKIILSILAWLLAIYFVITQFSHIHWKQFGIILLLAGIGLPIGIFIFKSLDAALLKKILGVFIVISAAIQLFKCYMPTKGSWKAPAFINHLFLFTGGIVHGAFAIGGPLIVLYSAKNLPDKAQFRATMCLVWTTLNTLLIVQYLFEGSLSAKIGRDLLFLLPFLSAGIFTGTLIHKKVSELLFRKIIFSSLFLVGIAMTI; encoded by the coding sequence GTGTCGATAATCGAAGTTTTATTAGGAGTGGGACTGATCATTTTTATTACCCATACCTTAGAGGCAATTACCGGCTTCGGGTGTACAGTCTTAGCCTTCCCTTTTGTAGTTTTCCTACTGGATGATTTGGAACAGGCTAAAATCATTTTATCGATTTTAGCCTGGTTACTGGCAATTTATTTCGTGATTACCCAATTCAGCCATATCCATTGGAAACAATTCGGAATTATCCTTTTACTGGCAGGAATAGGCTTACCTATCGGCATTTTCATTTTTAAAAGTTTAGACGCAGCTCTGCTAAAAAAAATACTCGGTGTTTTTATTGTCATCTCGGCTGCCATACAACTATTCAAATGCTATATGCCTACGAAAGGCTCCTGGAAAGCTCCTGCATTCATTAACCATTTGTTTCTTTTCACCGGTGGGATTGTACATGGCGCTTTTGCTATAGGAGGACCGCTTATTGTATTGTATTCGGCAAAAAACCTGCCGGATAAAGCCCAATTCCGAGCAACGATGTGCCTTGTTTGGACTACGTTGAATACATTGCTGATTGTACAGTATCTTTTTGAGGGAAGCCTTTCTGCAAAAATCGGCCGGGACTTATTGTTCCTACTTCCCTTTTTATCGGCAGGGATTTTTACCGGTACACTCATTCATAAAAAGGTAAGCGAACTTCTTTTTCGGAAGATTATTTTTTCCTCTTTATTTTTGGTAGGAATTGCCATGACCATTTAA
- a CDS encoding DUF4867 family protein produces MNPDELKKLNPHISIKIIGDEAFASYGKLITEYDFSDLISFMERNTEIPAEGNFYIASVPELEEMPVKRELENEFYGEMPIQIGYCNGQNSTLNGLEYHKGSEVDIAVTDLVLMLGKLQQVRDKEYDVKDIEIFYVPKGTALQLYETTLHFSPCKVVGSGFKCVVVLPKGTNTELKTFEVATPKDVLLFAKNKWLIAHPQRIPLIQRGAYPGIKGENIEIKCI; encoded by the coding sequence ATGAATCCGGATGAATTGAAAAAGTTAAATCCTCACATTTCAATAAAAATTATAGGTGATGAAGCTTTTGCTTCTTATGGAAAATTGATCACAGAATATGACTTTTCCGATTTGATTTCTTTTATGGAGAGAAATACGGAAATACCAGCTGAAGGGAATTTCTATATAGCTTCTGTCCCCGAATTGGAGGAAATGCCTGTAAAAAGAGAGTTGGAAAATGAGTTTTATGGAGAAATGCCCATTCAAATCGGTTATTGTAACGGTCAAAATTCGACGTTGAACGGCTTGGAATACCATAAAGGAAGTGAAGTAGATATAGCAGTTACGGATTTAGTACTTATGTTGGGTAAACTTCAACAAGTCCGGGATAAGGAATATGATGTAAAGGATATAGAGATCTTTTACGTACCGAAAGGGACAGCTTTGCAACTATATGAAACGACTTTACATTTTAGCCCTTGCAAAGTCGTCGGTTCAGGCTTTAAATGTGTGGTTGTATTGCCGAAAGGTACGAATACCGAACTGAAAACTTTCGAAGTAGCCACTCCAAAAGACGTTCTTCTATTTGCAAAGAATAAATGGTTGATAGCCCATCCGCAGCGTATTCCTTTAATTCAGAGAGGGGCTTATCCAGGTATCAAAGGAGAAAATATAGAAATCAAATGCATATAA